In Alosa sapidissima isolate fAloSap1 chromosome 4, fAloSap1.pri, whole genome shotgun sequence, the following are encoded in one genomic region:
- the asip1 gene encoding agouti signaling protein 1: protein MCWEHLIITLGRKQSRNWLVICATDSVKMDSRFLLCCLVLSSTGCVVVYAHMLLEERVRNTNESPMDALQEHTQPHTPPVLIVELPKNAKKNKTKTEKRQKKNKFSPKSKRPTPPANCVSLWGSCKTPDAVCCEYCAQCHCRIFKTVCYCRMGYPGC from the exons ATG TGTTGGGAGCATCTGATTATAACACTGGGGAGAAAACAGTCGAGGAACTGGCTTGTCATCTGTGCCACAG ATTCTGTTAAAATGGACTCCAGATTTCTGCTGTGCTGCCTGGTCCTGAGCTCGACGGGTTGTGTGGTGGTGTACGCACACATGCTGCTGGAGGAACGGGTCAGAAACACCAACGAGTCTCCCATGGACGCCCTGCAGGAGCACACTCAACCCCACACTCCCCCAGTCCTCATCGTCG AATTACCTAAAAatgcaaagaaaaacaaaacaaaaacagagaagAGACAAAAGAAG AACAAGTTCAGCCCCAAGAGCAAACGGCCCACTCCCCCGGCCAACTGTGTGTCCTTATGGGGCAGCTGCAAGACGCCCGACGCCGTCTGCTGCGAGTACTGCGCCCAGTGCCACTGTCGCATCTTCAAGACCGTCTGCTACTGTCGCATGGGTTACCCAGGCTGCTGA